A portion of the bacterium genome contains these proteins:
- a CDS encoding nitroreductase, with protein MARSPMMTFCAPLPEIIKRRRSCRTFEKKSIAAVTAAQLHAVAGSLQHGPFQTSLRFELVADGDKEARALKGLGTYGFIKNPAGFLIGAVGPGEKNLEDFGFAMEALILYATSLGLGSCWLGGSFNKSRFAARVRAAAAEIVPAVAAVGYPAEETRLRALMRIQIKADVRKPWHTLFFRNDMETPLAEESAGAYAGPLHMLRLAPSASNKQPWRVVQQNACFHFYLLRSSGDQRHRSPLLSFTTADLQRVDMGIAMCHFQLTSEEMGLKGEWRVADPGLAKPNELVEYIASWVKE; from the coding sequence CGCTGCCGGAGATCATTAAACGCCGGCGCTCCTGCCGCACCTTTGAAAAGAAATCCATTGCCGCTGTGACCGCCGCGCAGTTGCACGCCGTTGCCGGATCGCTTCAGCACGGGCCATTCCAAACATCCCTGCGTTTTGAACTGGTGGCCGACGGCGATAAGGAGGCTCGAGCGCTCAAAGGACTGGGCACCTATGGGTTCATTAAAAATCCCGCGGGATTCTTGATCGGCGCTGTCGGGCCTGGGGAAAAAAACCTGGAGGATTTTGGCTTTGCCATGGAGGCCCTTATCCTGTACGCGACCAGTCTGGGTCTGGGCAGCTGTTGGCTTGGCGGCAGTTTCAACAAAAGCCGCTTTGCTGCCAGGGTGCGGGCCGCTGCGGCTGAGATCGTTCCCGCTGTGGCAGCGGTCGGCTATCCGGCTGAGGAGACTCGGCTGCGCGCTCTGATGCGCATTCAAATCAAGGCCGATGTACGCAAGCCCTGGCATACGCTCTTTTTTCGTAACGACATGGAAACACCTTTGGCGGAAGAGAGCGCAGGCGCTTATGCCGGTCCACTGCACATGCTGCGTTTGGCCCCATCAGCCTCCAACAAACAGCCCTGGCGGGTGGTGCAGCAAAACGCCTGTTTTCATTTTTATCTTCTGCGTTCCTCGGGCGATCAGCGCCACCGTTCCCCCTTGCTCTCTTTTACCACTGCTGATCTGCAGCGTGTGGATATGGGCATCGCGATGTGTCACTTTCAACTGACGTCCGAAGAAATGGGTTTGAAAGGAGAATGGCGCGTAGCTGATCCGGGTCTCGCCAAGCCGAATGAATTGGTTGAATATATTGCGAGTTGGGTGAAAGAATAA